A stretch of the Actinomycetota bacterium genome encodes the following:
- a CDS encoding purine-binding chemotaxis protein CheW gives TLGDETYGVPIADVREIYLEYEVTPIPCVPDHIQGVINIRGEIVSVTKLAALMRLAGAGTAEGESQAIVVRNDSCVTAMVVDEIGDIVEVPKDSVEPPVSMIGKAQVEFVSGSVYVDGRLIGLINIGRVLQPVGGED, from the coding sequence CACCCTCGGCGACGAGACGTACGGCGTGCCCATCGCCGACGTGCGCGAGATCTACCTGGAGTACGAGGTCACGCCGATACCGTGCGTGCCCGACCACATCCAGGGCGTCATCAACATCCGGGGCGAGATCGTCTCGGTCACGAAGCTCGCGGCCCTGATGCGCCTGGCGGGCGCGGGCACGGCCGAGGGGGAGTCGCAGGCCATCGTGGTGCGCAACGACTCGTGCGTGACAGCCATGGTGGTCGACGAGATCGGCGACATCGTGGAGGTGCCGAAGGACTCGGTGGAGCCTCCGGTGTCGATGATCGGCAAGGCGCAGGTGGAGTTCGTGTCGGGGTCCGTGTACGTGGACGGCAGGCTCATCGGGCTGATCAACATCGGCCGGGTGCTGCAGCCCGTCGGCGGCGAGGACTAG